A DNA window from Halorubrum sp. DM2 contains the following coding sequences:
- a CDS encoding DUF460 domain-containing protein, with the protein MTTRTIRARDRPVFGVDVHSGDVRGDSPSYALVILDPVDEDDPDAPDADVPMARVTRDVVSFRKLCRLIDDREPLYVATDNAYELAADKGELVGFLRSLPDGTRLVQVTGAERPEPLSRVASRHGIPYGKEPMKEAEASARLAAANVGHEVTAFTDETTVKVSRGRSTGKGGWSQDRYTRRIHGNVKKRTRQVQSKLKESNLDFERDVTEKYGGYANATFTVEARPEDIPVSNSRAGDVRVEVERERRDGIEYEPLVKRRDRVIVGIDPGTTTAAAVVGLDGTVHALYSSRTADTADVTEWIVEQGRPIIVAADVEPMPETVEKFRRSFDAAGWRPTTDLPIDEKLHRTREANYTNDHERDALAAALYAYDDHADQFERIAAKTPPRLDREAVIAGVVAGGASVESVIEDLSEDDGGDDGEGDDAETDPTEPERTEEEETIRRLRERVDRLESHAESLETDLDERDDRIAELESELEEAKREERIEARTRRAVSRLERETDRLERERDEAKERVADLERKVETLKELWRLDHSNFGDVAAGQGLVSVKVVEQFTLDALDAADEAYGLVAGDVVYLRDASGAGRRTAERLAESEPRAVIRGEGNLSDVADEVLFERAIPVVPADAVPVREVDELAVASEEDLAAAVDDWEERAEQRRRDQKAERIDRIISEHRAGRTLPETEE; encoded by the coding sequence GTGACAACCCGGACCATCCGCGCCCGCGACCGGCCGGTGTTCGGCGTCGACGTCCACAGCGGGGACGTCCGCGGCGACAGCCCCTCCTACGCGCTCGTGATCTTGGATCCCGTCGACGAGGACGACCCCGACGCCCCGGACGCCGACGTCCCGATGGCCCGGGTCACCCGCGACGTGGTCTCCTTTCGAAAGCTCTGCCGGCTGATCGACGACCGGGAGCCGCTCTACGTCGCCACCGACAACGCCTACGAGCTGGCGGCGGACAAAGGGGAGCTCGTCGGCTTCCTCCGGTCGCTGCCCGACGGTACGCGGCTCGTTCAGGTGACCGGCGCGGAGCGCCCGGAGCCGCTCTCGCGGGTCGCCTCCCGGCACGGGATCCCCTACGGGAAGGAGCCGATGAAGGAGGCGGAGGCGTCGGCCCGGCTCGCGGCCGCCAACGTCGGCCACGAGGTGACCGCGTTCACCGACGAGACGACGGTGAAGGTGTCTCGCGGGCGCTCCACCGGAAAGGGCGGGTGGAGTCAGGACCGCTACACCCGTCGGATTCACGGCAACGTGAAAAAGCGGACGCGGCAGGTCCAGTCGAAGCTGAAGGAGTCGAACCTCGACTTCGAGCGCGACGTGACCGAGAAGTACGGCGGCTACGCGAACGCGACGTTCACGGTCGAGGCGCGCCCCGAGGACATCCCCGTCTCGAACTCGCGGGCCGGGGACGTGCGCGTCGAGGTCGAGCGCGAGCGCCGCGACGGCATCGAGTACGAACCTCTCGTGAAGCGGCGCGACCGCGTCATCGTCGGGATCGATCCGGGAACGACGACCGCGGCGGCCGTGGTCGGGCTCGACGGCACCGTCCACGCGCTGTACTCCTCGCGGACCGCCGACACCGCCGACGTGACGGAGTGGATCGTCGAGCAGGGGCGGCCGATCATCGTCGCCGCCGACGTGGAGCCGATGCCGGAGACCGTCGAGAAGTTCCGGCGCTCGTTCGACGCCGCCGGCTGGCGGCCCACCACGGACCTCCCGATCGACGAGAAGCTCCACCGGACCCGCGAGGCGAACTACACGAACGACCACGAGCGCGACGCGCTGGCCGCGGCGCTGTACGCCTACGACGACCACGCCGACCAGTTTGAGCGGATCGCGGCGAAGACCCCGCCGCGGCTCGACCGCGAGGCGGTGATCGCCGGCGTCGTCGCCGGCGGCGCGTCGGTCGAGTCCGTCATCGAAGACCTGAGCGAGGACGACGGCGGCGACGACGGCGAGGGGGACGACGCCGAGACCGACCCCACGGAGCCGGAGCGCACCGAGGAAGAGGAGACGATCCGGCGGCTCCGCGAGCGCGTCGACCGGCTGGAGTCGCACGCCGAGTCGCTCGAAACCGACCTCGACGAGCGCGACGACCGGATCGCGGAGCTGGAGTCGGAGCTGGAGGAGGCGAAACGCGAAGAGCGGATCGAGGCGCGCACGCGGCGGGCGGTCTCGCGGCTGGAACGCGAGACGGACCGGTTGGAGCGCGAGCGCGACGAGGCGAAAGAGCGCGTCGCCGACCTCGAACGGAAGGTGGAGACGTTAAAAGAGCTGTGGCGGCTCGACCACTCGAACTTCGGCGACGTGGCGGCGGGGCAGGGGCTGGTGAGCGTGAAGGTCGTCGAGCAGTTCACGCTCGACGCGCTCGACGCCGCCGACGAGGCGTACGGGCTCGTCGCCGGCGACGTCGTCTACCTGCGGGACGCCTCGGGGGCGGGCCGCCGGACCGCGGAGCGGCTCGCCGAGTCGGAGCCGCGGGCCGTGATCCGCGGCGAGGGGAACCTCTCGGACGTGGCCGACGAGGTGCTGTTCGAGCGGGCGATACCGGTTGTGCCCGCCGACGCGGTGCCGGTCCGCGAGGTGGACGAGCTGGCGGTCGCGAGCGAGGAGGATCTGGCCGCCGCGGTCGACGACTGGGAGGAGCGCGCCGAACAGCGCCGGCGCGACCAGAAGGCCGAGCGGATCGATCGGATCATCTCCGAACACCGCGCGGGGCGGACGCTCCCCGAGACGGAGGAGTAG
- a CDS encoding tyrosine--tRNA ligase has protein sequence MDAHELITRNAAEVVTEAEIEALADDPEGKRAYVGYEPSGVLHIGHMLTANKLIDLQEAGFEVTVLLADVHAYLNDKGSFEEIRHTAERMRDQFIAYGLDESNTQFVLGSDFQLDDDYTLDLHALELETTLARAERAMAEISSGDSVKVSQAVYPLMQALDIPYLGVDIAVGGMEQRKVHMLARDVLPSIDREPPTSLHTPLIADLGTGRGKMSSSEGVTISMEDSREDIESKVNDAYCPPTADPEPTDDGVERENPVLQVFEYHVFPRFDSVVVERPEEYGGDLEYDDYEALEAELASGELHPADAKGALAEYLDRLIAPGRQQLAE, from the coding sequence ATGGACGCTCACGAGCTGATCACCCGGAACGCGGCCGAGGTGGTCACCGAGGCGGAGATCGAGGCGCTGGCCGACGACCCCGAGGGAAAGCGGGCGTACGTCGGCTACGAGCCCTCGGGCGTGCTCCACATCGGTCACATGCTCACCGCGAACAAGCTCATCGACCTCCAGGAGGCGGGGTTCGAGGTGACGGTCCTCCTGGCCGACGTACACGCCTACCTCAACGACAAGGGCTCGTTCGAGGAGATCCGCCACACCGCCGAGCGGATGCGCGACCAGTTCATCGCGTACGGCCTCGACGAGTCGAACACGCAGTTCGTCCTCGGCTCCGACTTCCAGCTCGACGACGACTACACCCTCGATCTCCACGCGCTGGAGCTTGAGACGACGCTCGCGCGGGCCGAGCGCGCGATGGCCGAGATCAGCTCGGGCGACTCGGTGAAGGTGTCGCAGGCCGTCTACCCCCTGATGCAGGCGCTCGACATCCCGTACCTCGGCGTCGACATCGCTGTCGGCGGGATGGAGCAGCGGAAGGTCCACATGCTCGCGCGCGACGTGCTCCCGAGCATCGACCGCGAGCCGCCGACGAGCCTCCACACGCCGCTCATCGCCGACCTCGGCACCGGCCGCGGCAAGATGTCCTCCAGCGAGGGAGTCACCATCTCGATGGAGGACTCCCGCGAGGACATCGAGTCGAAGGTGAACGACGCCTACTGCCCGCCGACGGCCGACCCCGAGCCGACAGACGACGGAGTCGAGCGCGAGAACCCCGTGCTTCAGGTGTTCGAATATCACGTGTTCCCGCGATTCGATTCGGTCGTCGTCGAGCGCCCCGAGGAGTACGGCGGCGACCTCGAATACGACGACTACGAGGCCCTCGAAGCGGAGTTGGCGTCCGGCGAACTCCACCCGGCAGACGCGAAGGGCGCGCTCGCCGAGTACCTCGACCGCCTCATCGCGCCGGGCCGCCAGCAGCTCGCCGAGTAG
- a CDS encoding endonuclease NucS domain-containing protein, translating into MPQRLRVLAGDCEVTDRGDRTRTHRGRVVILIKPDDTTLVHDADGYQPVAWLTRPESVVVEGDGDGFTVTARDGSRELRVVAREATASRALPVTEAGVPVGTCPDDGGPLVRSRGDVVCLDCETRWGLPAGASVTDATCDDCGLPKVRVERGEPFHLCLDPACDPLEEAVGDRFDRAWPCPDCDGDLAVRYAPGRVYLACERDDCETTLSFPAGVVVDECDCGLPVFETAAGRSCLDGSCELAGHAAVKSPDAE; encoded by the coding sequence ATGCCGCAACGACTCCGCGTGCTGGCCGGCGACTGCGAAGTGACCGACCGCGGCGACCGGACCCGAACCCACCGCGGGCGCGTCGTAATTCTCATCAAGCCCGACGACACCACCCTCGTCCACGACGCGGACGGCTACCAGCCCGTCGCGTGGCTCACCCGGCCCGAGAGCGTCGTCGTCGAGGGCGACGGCGACGGGTTCACCGTCACCGCCCGCGACGGCTCCCGGGAACTCCGGGTCGTCGCCCGGGAGGCGACCGCGAGCCGGGCGCTCCCCGTCACCGAGGCCGGCGTGCCGGTCGGGACGTGTCCCGACGACGGCGGGCCGCTCGTGCGCTCGCGCGGCGACGTGGTCTGTCTCGACTGCGAAACGCGCTGGGGACTCCCGGCCGGCGCGAGCGTCACGGACGCCACCTGCGACGACTGCGGCCTGCCGAAGGTTCGCGTCGAGCGCGGCGAACCGTTCCATCTCTGTCTCGACCCCGCGTGCGACCCGCTGGAGGAGGCCGTCGGCGATCGCTTCGACCGCGCGTGGCCCTGCCCGGACTGCGACGGCGACCTCGCCGTCCGGTACGCGCCCGGCCGCGTCTACCTCGCCTGCGAACGCGACGACTGCGAGACCACCCTCTCGTTCCCGGCCGGCGTCGTCGTCGACGAGTGCGACTGCGGGCTTCCCGTCTTCGAGACGGCGGCCGGTCGGAGCTGTCTGGACGGGAGCTGCGAACTCGCCGGTCACGCGGCGGTGAAAAGCCCGGACGCCGAGTGA
- a CDS encoding pyridoxamine 5'-phosphate oxidase family protein, with translation MKHIEYAYTVGMDDEAVDERLRTAGTGVLALADGNDAYAVPLAHYYDGNELYFRLGTTEGSTKRDLLETTETACYVLYGTDPVDGPRAFDSWSIVVTGHLTELSGAERDRFDTAEVNDRFSPIRVFGEAIEDIEVTVVKLDVEGITGRTTGN, from the coding sequence ATGAAACACATCGAGTACGCGTACACGGTCGGGATGGACGACGAGGCGGTCGACGAGCGATTACGGACCGCCGGTACGGGCGTTCTCGCGCTGGCGGACGGTAACGACGCGTACGCGGTTCCGCTGGCACACTACTACGACGGGAACGAGCTCTACTTCCGGCTGGGGACGACCGAGGGGAGTACGAAACGAGACCTCTTGGAGACGACCGAGACGGCGTGTTACGTCTTGTACGGTACTGACCCCGTCGACGGTCCGAGAGCGTTCGACTCGTGGAGTATCGTCGTCACCGGGCACCTCACCGAACTCTCCGGGGCCGAGCGCGACCGGTTCGATACGGCCGAGGTCAACGATCGGTTCTCTCCGATCCGCGTGTTCGGCGAGGCCATCGAGGATATCGAGGTGACCGTCGTCAAACTCGACGTGGAGGGGATCACCGGGCGGACCACGGGGAACTGA
- a CDS encoding DEAD/DEAH box helicase yields MKVADAVPEFADAFGFEEFNRMQREALPGVLETDRNVVASAPTASGKTALAELAICKTLSEGGTALFVAPLRALTNEKESEWERFEDMGYSVYVVSGERDLNPRRAERADVLVTTPEKADSATRKHDSARYSFITDVDCVVIDEVHLLDSEKRGAVLEVTVSRLRRLQDPRIVALSATMPNIDDVAEWLDAPAETTYAFGDEYRPVDLETGVKTYSHGSNAFADKYRRLYRALDLAEPHVREDGQALVFVSSRQDTVQAAKKARDEITERDIPIDSRDDYDFHNEAKELTNDTLRQSVTDGVGFHHAGLGKDDRDRVEEWFKRGKIKFLFSTSTLAWGVNLPARCVVIRDTKYHDPLEGETDISPLDVLQMLGRAGRPEYDDVGYGWVVCDRADADKYRKLLRDGKEIESRLAADLESHLNAEIAMGTIRGLEDVMAWLETTFYYVRAQSEPDAYDFSTLRDRVRDTLESLVDDGFVAADDDLAIEPTGLGRLASKYYLRLDTARRFRRLADRETLTVDSVLETVASAGEFDSVSARSAESDAIDRILDGRDTDLEDGHRKVFAILLAGMNDAIPSDLRSDAWVIRQNALRLLAALAEFLDRFAGPRAANLARRVEARVEHGVSREAVALTAVEGVGSGRAERLADAGLTSPADVVAAGPEALAGAGLSDSVAERIVDAARDCPRIDIDWGDFPDSIAVGENEMCEVAVAAVSGSARAGIRVTVNDVEMTATTTYLDGETTVPVGVFGPPDADELEFVVEVVFPDLPLVPVRATRTVRVT; encoded by the coding sequence GTGAAGGTCGCGGACGCGGTGCCGGAGTTCGCCGACGCCTTCGGGTTCGAGGAGTTCAACCGGATGCAACGCGAGGCGCTGCCGGGCGTCTTGGAGACCGACCGCAACGTCGTCGCGTCGGCCCCGACGGCCTCCGGGAAGACGGCGCTCGCCGAACTCGCCATCTGTAAGACCCTCTCGGAGGGCGGAACGGCCCTCTTTGTCGCGCCGCTGCGCGCGCTCACCAACGAGAAGGAGAGCGAGTGGGAGCGGTTCGAGGACATGGGCTACTCCGTGTACGTCGTCTCCGGCGAGCGCGACCTGAACCCGCGCCGCGCCGAGCGCGCGGACGTGCTGGTGACGACCCCGGAGAAGGCCGACAGCGCGACGCGGAAACACGACTCCGCGCGCTACTCCTTTATCACCGACGTGGACTGCGTCGTCATCGACGAGGTCCACCTGCTCGACTCCGAGAAGCGCGGCGCGGTGCTGGAGGTCACCGTCTCGCGGCTCCGCCGGCTTCAGGACCCCCGCATCGTCGCGCTCTCCGCGACGATGCCGAACATCGACGACGTCGCCGAGTGGCTCGACGCGCCCGCGGAGACGACCTACGCGTTCGGCGACGAGTACCGCCCGGTCGATCTGGAGACGGGCGTAAAGACGTACTCGCACGGGTCGAACGCGTTCGCCGACAAGTACCGCCGGCTCTACCGCGCGCTGGACTTGGCAGAGCCGCACGTCCGCGAGGACGGGCAGGCGCTCGTGTTCGTCTCCTCGCGACAGGACACGGTTCAGGCGGCCAAGAAGGCGCGCGACGAGATCACCGAGCGCGACATCCCGATCGACTCGCGGGACGACTACGACTTCCACAACGAGGCGAAGGAACTCACGAACGACACGCTCCGCCAGTCGGTGACCGACGGCGTCGGCTTCCACCACGCCGGCCTCGGGAAGGACGACCGCGACCGCGTCGAGGAGTGGTTCAAGCGGGGGAAGATCAAGTTCCTCTTCTCGACGTCGACGCTCGCGTGGGGGGTGAACCTCCCCGCCCGCTGCGTCGTCATCCGCGACACGAAGTACCACGACCCGCTGGAGGGCGAGACCGACATCTCGCCGTTGGACGTGCTCCAGATGCTCGGGCGCGCCGGCCGCCCGGAGTACGACGACGTGGGGTACGGCTGGGTGGTCTGCGACCGCGCCGACGCCGACAAGTACCGCAAGCTGCTGCGCGACGGCAAGGAGATCGAGTCGCGGCTCGCCGCCGACCTCGAATCGCACCTCAACGCCGAGATCGCGATGGGGACGATCCGCGGGTTAGAGGACGTGATGGCGTGGTTAGAGACGACGTTCTACTACGTCCGAGCGCAGTCCGAGCCGGACGCGTACGACTTCTCCACGCTTCGCGACCGCGTCCGCGACACGCTCGAATCGCTCGTCGACGACGGGTTCGTCGCGGCCGACGACGACCTCGCCATCGAGCCGACGGGGCTGGGGCGGCTCGCCTCGAAGTACTACCTCCGCTTGGACACCGCCCGCCGCTTCCGGCGGCTCGCGGACCGTGAGACGCTGACGGTCGACTCGGTGTTAGAGACCGTCGCGTCGGCCGGCGAGTTCGACTCCGTCTCCGCGCGCTCGGCCGAGTCGGACGCGATCGACCGGATCCTCGACGGCCGCGACACCGATCTCGAAGACGGCCACCGCAAGGTGTTCGCCATCCTGCTCGCCGGGATGAACGACGCGATCCCCTCGGACCTGCGCTCGGACGCGTGGGTGATCCGACAGAACGCGCTCCGCCTACTCGCCGCGCTCGCGGAGTTCCTCGACCGGTTCGCCGGCCCCCGCGCCGCCAACCTCGCCCGCCGCGTGGAGGCGCGCGTCGAACACGGCGTCTCCCGCGAGGCCGTCGCGCTCACCGCGGTCGAGGGGGTCGGCTCCGGCCGCGCCGAGCGCCTCGCGGACGCCGGCCTCACCTCTCCAGCCGACGTCGTCGCCGCCGGCCCGGAGGCGCTCGCCGGAGCCGGCCTGAGCGACTCCGTCGCCGAGCGGATCGTCGACGCCGCCCGGGACTGTCCCCGGATCGACATCGACTGGGGCGACTTCCCGGACTCCATCGCAGTCGGCGAAAACGAGATGTGTGAGGTCGCCGTCGCCGCGGTCTCCGGGAGCGCTCGCGCGGGAATCCGCGTCACCGTCAACGACGTGGAGATGACCGCGACGACGACCTACCTCGACGGCGAGACGACGGTCCCGGTCGGGGTGTTCGGGCCGCCCGACGCCGACGAGCTGGAGTTCGTCGTCGAGGTCGTCTTCCCCGACCTCCCGCTCGTTCCCGTCCGGGCGACCAGAACGGTTCGGGTGACGTAG
- a CDS encoding minichromosome maintenance protein MCM, which yields MAQAGTQDLTERFIQFYRNYYREEIGQLAQRYPNEQRSLYVSYDDLFQFDRDLAEDFLNKPEQMREYAEEALRLYDLPADVSLGRAHVRVEDLPESVDIRGIRVHDDHIGKLVSVQGIVRKATDVRPKVTEAAFECQRCGTMTYIPQSDGGFQEPHECQGCERQGPFRVNFDQSEFVDSQKLRIQESPEGLRGGETPQSLDVDIVDDITGEVSPGDHVTCVGVLHIEQVEQGNEKSAIFDLYMDGVSIAIEDEEFEDMDITEADKRDIIELSERDDIYEAMVASIAPAIYGYEEEKLAMILQLFSGVTKHLPDGSRIRGDLHMLLIGDPGTGKSQMISYIRHIAPRSVYTSGKGSSSAGLTAAAVRDDFGDGQQWTLEAGALVLADKGIAAVDELDKMRSEDRSAMHQALEQQRISVNKAGINATLKARCSLLGAANPKYGRFDQYEPIGEQIDLEPALISRFDLIFTVTDDPDPEHDSRLAKHIINTNYAGELNTQREELTTSEFTSEQVAEVTEEVAPEIEAELLRKYIAHAKRTCYPTMTEEAKELIEEFYVDLRSKGSGEDDPVPVTARKLEAMVRLAEASARVRLSDTVEREDADRATDIVESCLKDIGVDPETGQFDADVVETGTSKSQRDRIKNIKGLIADIEEEYQEGAPVDEVLDRAGEIGMDPGKAEQEIEKLRTKGEVYEPKQGHLRTT from the coding sequence ATGGCTCAGGCCGGCACCCAAGACCTCACGGAGCGGTTCATCCAGTTCTATCGGAACTACTACCGCGAGGAGATCGGACAGCTCGCGCAGCGGTACCCCAACGAGCAGCGCTCGCTGTACGTCTCCTACGACGATCTCTTTCAGTTCGACCGCGACCTCGCCGAAGACTTTCTGAACAAGCCCGAACAGATGCGCGAGTACGCCGAGGAGGCGCTGCGGCTCTACGACCTCCCCGCCGACGTCAGCCTCGGCCGCGCACACGTGCGGGTCGAAGACCTCCCCGAGAGCGTCGACATCCGCGGCATTCGGGTCCACGACGACCACATCGGGAAGCTCGTTTCCGTTCAGGGGATCGTCCGCAAGGCGACCGACGTGCGCCCGAAGGTGACTGAGGCGGCCTTCGAGTGCCAGCGCTGCGGGACGATGACGTACATCCCGCAGAGCGACGGCGGCTTCCAAGAGCCTCACGAGTGTCAGGGCTGTGAGCGGCAGGGACCGTTCCGCGTCAACTTCGACCAGTCCGAGTTCGTCGACTCCCAGAAGCTCCGTATTCAGGAGTCGCCTGAGGGCCTTCGCGGCGGCGAGACGCCCCAGTCGCTCGACGTCGACATCGTCGACGACATCACCGGCGAGGTGAGCCCGGGCGACCACGTCACCTGCGTCGGCGTCCTCCACATCGAGCAGGTCGAACAGGGCAACGAGAAGTCCGCCATCTTCGATCTCTACATGGACGGCGTCTCCATTGCCATCGAGGACGAGGAGTTCGAGGACATGGACATCACCGAGGCGGACAAACGCGACATCATCGAGCTCTCCGAGCGCGACGACATCTACGAGGCGATGGTGGCCTCCATCGCCCCGGCCATCTACGGCTACGAGGAGGAGAAGCTCGCGATGATCCTCCAGCTATTCTCCGGCGTGACGAAGCACCTCCCCGACGGCTCCCGGATCCGCGGCGACCTCCACATGCTTCTTATCGGGGACCCCGGTACGGGGAAGAGCCAGATGATATCCTATATCAGACATATCGCGCCGCGGTCGGTTTACACCTCCGGTAAGGGCTCATCGTCGGCGGGGTTGACGGCTGCAGCTGTAAGAGATGACTTCGGCGACGGCCAGCAGTGGACGCTCGAAGCCGGCGCGCTGGTACTCGCAGACAAGGGGATCGCCGCGGTCGACGAGCTCGACAAGATGCGATCGGAGGATCGGTCGGCCATGCACCAGGCGCTCGAACAGCAGCGGATCAGCGTGAACAAAGCCGGTATCAACGCGACACTGAAGGCGCGCTGCTCCTTGCTCGGCGCGGCGAACCCCAAGTACGGCCGGTTCGACCAGTACGAGCCGATCGGCGAGCAGATCGACCTCGAACCCGCGCTGATCTCGCGGTTCGATCTGATCTTCACCGTGACGGACGATCCGGACCCCGAACACGACTCGCGGCTGGCCAAACACATCATCAACACGAACTACGCGGGCGAGCTCAACACCCAGCGCGAGGAGCTGACGACCTCGGAGTTCACGTCGGAGCAGGTGGCGGAGGTGACCGAAGAGGTCGCCCCGGAGATCGAGGCCGAGCTGTTACGGAAGTATATCGCCCACGCGAAACGAACGTGTTACCCGACGATGACGGAGGAGGCGAAGGAACTCATCGAAGAGTTCTACGTCGATCTCCGCTCGAAGGGGTCCGGCGAGGACGACCCCGTCCCAGTCACCGCTCGGAAGCTGGAGGCGATGGTACGGCTCGCCGAGGCCAGCGCGCGGGTGCGGCTCTCGGACACCGTCGAGCGCGAGGACGCCGACCGGGCGACCGACATCGTCGAGTCGTGTCTCAAAGACATCGGCGTCGACCCGGAGACGGGACAGTTCGACGCCGACGTGGTCGAGACGGGCACTTCGAAGAGCCAGCGCGACCGCATCAAGAACATCAAGGGACTCATCGCCGACATCGAAGAGGAGTACCAGGAGGGCGCGCCCGTCGACGAGGTGCTCGACCGCGCCGGCGAGATCGGGATGGACCCGGGGAAGGCCGAGCAGGAGATCGAGAAGCTCCGCACGAAAGGCGAGGTGTACGAGCCCAAGCAGGGCCACCTGCGGACGACGTAG
- a CDS encoding chromosome partitioning protein ParA produces the protein MILAVAGGKGGVGKTTLAYNVAAGLDGVVVDADLGMADLPDGRGPDLHDVLAGAADPIETVRCGPVDVVPCGRTLAGARAADLSRLSEAVAAVEREFGTVVLDCPAGRRADAGVPLAVADACLLVVSSRAFALADAIRTRELARELDAGLVGCAVNRVTEPPPVEPIGDALGAPVEVVPADPRVGRSVEAERPVVDAAPDSEAAAAVRSLARRVPK, from the coding sequence GTGATCCTCGCGGTGGCGGGCGGGAAGGGCGGTGTCGGGAAGACGACGCTCGCGTACAACGTCGCCGCCGGACTCGACGGGGTCGTCGTCGACGCGGACCTCGGGATGGCAGACCTCCCGGACGGCCGCGGCCCGGACCTCCATGACGTGCTCGCCGGGGCGGCGGATCCGATCGAGACGGTCCGGTGCGGACCGGTCGACGTCGTCCCGTGCGGGCGGACGCTGGCCGGCGCGCGGGCGGCCGACCTGAGCCGCCTGTCGGAGGCGGTCGCCGCGGTCGAGCGCGAGTTCGGGACCGTCGTCCTCGACTGTCCCGCAGGGCGGCGCGCCGACGCCGGAGTGCCGCTGGCGGTCGCGGACGCCTGCCTGCTCGTCGTCTCGTCGCGGGCGTTCGCGCTGGCCGACGCGATCCGGACCCGAGAGCTTGCGCGCGAACTCGACGCCGGGCTGGTCGGCTGCGCGGTCAACCGCGTGACCGAACCGCCGCCGGTGGAACCGATCGGCGACGCCCTCGGCGCGCCGGTCGAGGTGGTGCCGGCCGATCCGCGCGTCGGCCGGTCGGTGGAAGCCGAGCGCCCGGTCGTCGACGCCGCGCCCGACAGCGAGGCCGCGGCGGCGGTCCGGTCGCTCGCGCGGCGCGTCCCGAAGTGA
- a CDS encoding peptidase: MIRVALVFGVGVVGALAVAVGPLYAADRYRDLREPTDAERAQVGALAEPSGLDVDRIAIEHAGDSPGPAEVAVRGPPRRRVLFLTEDVLADLDEDVAIGLFAAEAGRVTTYYAEFRAVAVGAVLGLLAAVVTTLVPFESGFAAVIAVGLVSFWAGRRVQYAADARAADVVGADRVANAFERVAERRGIEPETGDWSTWFEVQPPLGDRIARLRERTGDET, encoded by the coding sequence ATGATCAGGGTCGCGCTCGTTTTCGGCGTCGGCGTCGTCGGCGCGCTCGCGGTCGCCGTCGGACCGCTGTACGCGGCCGACCGTTACCGCGACCTCCGGGAGCCGACGGACGCGGAGCGCGCGCAGGTCGGGGCGCTGGCGGAGCCGAGCGGACTCGACGTCGACCGGATCGCGATCGAACATGCGGGCGACTCCCCCGGCCCGGCGGAGGTCGCCGTCCGCGGGCCGCCCCGTCGGCGGGTCCTGTTCCTCACCGAGGACGTGCTGGCGGACCTCGACGAGGACGTCGCGATCGGGCTGTTCGCGGCGGAGGCAGGGCGAGTGACGACGTACTACGCCGAGTTCCGCGCCGTCGCGGTCGGCGCGGTGCTGGGGCTGCTCGCGGCGGTCGTGACGACGCTCGTCCCGTTCGAATCCGGGTTCGCCGCCGTCATCGCCGTGGGGCTCGTCTCCTTCTGGGCCGGTCGCCGGGTCCAGTACGCGGCGGACGCGCGCGCGGCGGACGTGGTCGGTGCGGACCGGGTCGCGAACGCCTTCGAGCGCGTCGCGGAGCGCCGCGGGATCGAACCGGAGACCGGCGACTGGTCGACGTGGTTCGAGGTCCAGCCGCCGCTGGGCGACCGGATCGCGCGGCTCCGCGAACGCACCGGCGACGAGACGTAG
- a CDS encoding HalOD1 output domain-containing protein, which yields MSSVTPEPNDPGSMSETARVRHGGSGPSPSLAVVEAIAALAGVEPADLSDEGVALYEHVDPDALNALVSDRSDADLDVSLTVAGYDVRVGPESAVARRSRD from the coding sequence ATGAGCAGCGTAACGCCCGAACCGAACGATCCTGGTTCGATGTCCGAAACGGCCCGCGTCCGTCACGGCGGGAGCGGGCCGAGTCCCAGTCTCGCCGTCGTCGAGGCGATCGCCGCCCTCGCCGGCGTCGAGCCGGCCGACCTGTCCGACGAGGGCGTGGCATTGTACGAACACGTCGACCCCGACGCGCTGAACGCGCTCGTCTCCGATCGGTCCGACGCCGACCTCGACGTCTCGCTCACCGTCGCGGGCTACGACGTCCGCGTCGGTCCCGAGTCCGCCGTCGCCCGACGGTCGCGGGACTGA